The following proteins are encoded in a genomic region of Gopherus flavomarginatus isolate rGopFla2 chromosome 14, rGopFla2.mat.asm, whole genome shotgun sequence:
- the SLC22A31 gene encoding putative solute carrier family 22 member 31 isoform X1, whose product MEFDARLLRPAGGFGRRARLLAAATWVPNAALALGFFAGLLLAAPPAHRCRPDPALLPPALRNLSGRALLNVSVPRGPAGWSRCLLYRYAPGAAGPNRTGPCTRGWDYEVPAVGLRSSLVTQWDLVCSNRWKVPLEQTTYLLGWLSGCIVLGLACDRFGRRATFVFSLVLAVPLGIGVALALNYMMLLSLRLLLGAALAGTFLSLYVARLELCDPPHRLMVVMVAGFFWVAGELLLPGLAVLCRQWRLLQGAVTLTLAVLATCWGCPSLFPESPRWLLATRQLEKGRKGLRALAEGNGVSLEDEFYSQEHLLAELESEGAPLPCYHTLCEVFSTRVIWKNSLILGFTAFIGSGIQHCFTRNLAPYLPQFHFSYFLLAALEAAACLFLCVTVNRVGRRPILLLCTILTGIASLLLLALTQYLLDWIILILSVLGIAYSQAVTMLSIFFASEVLPTVVRGAGLGLIMAASFVGKAAGPIMDIQNNRGFFLHHVVFASFAILSVLSIMLLPESKGRGLPESLQDGESQRRPPLFRSSRRRDQLPLLSPHSAGHAPEAQDYARLVTATKKMLSSHRRTPPRDRQLLLEPTPGGDPQQEI is encoded by the exons ATGGAGTTCGATGCGCGGCTGCTGCGGCCCGCGGGCGGCTTCGGGCGCCGCGCCCGGCTCCTGGCGGCCGCCACCTGGGTCCCCAACGCGGCGCTGGCGCTGGGCTTCTTCGCggggctgctgctggcggcgcCGCCCGCCCACCGCTGCCGCCCGGACCCCGCGCTGCTGCCGCCCGCGCTGCGCAACCTGTCGGGCCGGGCGCTGCTCAACGTCTCGGTGCCGCGGGGCCCCGCGGGCTGGAGCCGCTGCCTCCTGTATCGCTACGCGCCCGGCGCCGCGGGCCCCAACCGCACCGGGCCCTGCACCCGCGGCTGGGACTACGAGGTACCTGCGGTCGGGCTGCGCTCCAGCCTCGTCACTCAG TGGGACTTGGTGTGCTCAAATCGCTGGAAGGTGCCACTTGAACAGACCACCTACCTGCTGGGCTGGCTCAGCGGCTGCATTGTGCTCGGCTTGGCCTGCGACAG GTTTGGCCGGCGTGCCACCTTCGTGTTCTCCCTGGTGCTGGCGGTTCCCCTGGGCATCGGTGTGGCACTGGCACTGAATTACATGATGCTGCTGTCCCTACGGCTCCTCCTCGGTGCTGCGCTGGCTGGCACCTTCCTCTCCCTCTACGTCGCAA ggctggagctgtgCGACCCTCCCCACCGGCTGATGGTCGTCATGGTTGCAGGGTTCTTCTGGGTTGccggggagctgctgctgccggGCTTGGCGGTGCTGTGTCGGCAATGGCGGCTGCTGCAAGGTGCCGTGACGCTGACACTGGCCGTGCTGGCCACCTGCTGGGG CTGCCCGTCGCTGTTCCCGGAGTCACCCCGCTGGCTGCTGGCCACGCGGCAGCTGGAGAAGGGCAGGAAGGGTCTGCGGGCCCTTGCGGAGGGCAACGGTGTGAGCCTGGAGGACGAATTCTACAGCCAGGAGCACCTGttagcag AGCTGGAGTCTGAGGGGGCCCCGCTGCCATGCTACCACACACTCTGCGAGGTCTTCAGCACCCGAGTCATCTGGAAAAACAGCCTCATCCTCGGCTTCACAGC GTTCATCGGCAGCGGGATCCAGCACTGCTTCACACGCAACCTGGCTCCCTACCTCCCCCAGTTCCACTTCTCCTACTTCCTGCTGGCAGCACTGGAGGCGGcagcctgcctcttcctgtgcGTCACGGTCAACCGCGTCGGGCGCCGCCCCATCCTGCTGCTCTGCACCATCCTGACCGGCATcgcctcgctgctgctgctggccctgacGCAGT ATCTTCTGGACTGGATCATCCTAATCCTCTCTGTCCTGGGCATCGCGTACTCACAGGCCGTCACCATGCTCAGCATCTTCTTTGCCAGTGAAGTCCTTCCCACCGTGGTCAG GGGCGCGGGGTTGGGCCTCATCATGGCTGCCAGCTTCGTGGGCAAAGCGGCCGGGCCCATCATGGACATCCAGAACAACCGGGGCTTCTTCCTGCACCACGTGGTCTTTGCCTCCTTCGCCATCCTCTCTGTGCTCAGCATCATGCTGCTGCCCGAGAGCAAGGGCAGGGGCCTGCCCGAGTCGCTGCAGGACGGTGAGAGTCAGCGCCGGCCCCCGCTCTTCCGCTCCTCCCGCCGcagggaccagctgcctctgctttcGCCCCACAGCGCCGGCCACGCCCCCGAGGCCCAGGACTACGCCCGCCTCGTCACTGCCACCAAGAAGATGCTGAGCTCCCACCGGCGCACTCCCCCGCGGgacaggcagctgctgctggagcctacCCCAGGTGGTGACCCCCAGCAGGAGATTtag
- the SLC22A31 gene encoding putative solute carrier family 22 member 31 isoform X2, protein MEFDARLLRPAGGFGRRARLLAAATWVPNAALALGFFAGLLLAAPPAHRCRPDPALLPPALRNLSGRALLNVSVPRGPAGWSRCLLYRYAPGAAGPNRTGPCTRGWDYEVPAVGLRSSLVTQWDLVCSNRWKVPLEQTTYLLGWLSGCIVLGLACDRFGRRATFVFSLVLAVPLGIGVALALNYMMLLSLRLLLGAALAGTFLSLYVARLELCDPPHRLMVVMVAGFFWVAGELLLPGLAVLCRQWRLLQGAVTLTLAVLATCWGCPSLFPESPRWLLATRQLEKGRKGLRALAEGNGVSLEDEFYSQEHLLADLLDWIILILSVLGIAYSQAVTMLSIFFASEVLPTVVRGAGLGLIMAASFVGKAAGPIMDIQNNRGFFLHHVVFASFAILSVLSIMLLPESKGRGLPESLQDGESQRRPPLFRSSRRRDQLPLLSPHSAGHAPEAQDYARLVTATKKMLSSHRRTPPRDRQLLLEPTPGGDPQQEI, encoded by the exons ATGGAGTTCGATGCGCGGCTGCTGCGGCCCGCGGGCGGCTTCGGGCGCCGCGCCCGGCTCCTGGCGGCCGCCACCTGGGTCCCCAACGCGGCGCTGGCGCTGGGCTTCTTCGCggggctgctgctggcggcgcCGCCCGCCCACCGCTGCCGCCCGGACCCCGCGCTGCTGCCGCCCGCGCTGCGCAACCTGTCGGGCCGGGCGCTGCTCAACGTCTCGGTGCCGCGGGGCCCCGCGGGCTGGAGCCGCTGCCTCCTGTATCGCTACGCGCCCGGCGCCGCGGGCCCCAACCGCACCGGGCCCTGCACCCGCGGCTGGGACTACGAGGTACCTGCGGTCGGGCTGCGCTCCAGCCTCGTCACTCAG TGGGACTTGGTGTGCTCAAATCGCTGGAAGGTGCCACTTGAACAGACCACCTACCTGCTGGGCTGGCTCAGCGGCTGCATTGTGCTCGGCTTGGCCTGCGACAG GTTTGGCCGGCGTGCCACCTTCGTGTTCTCCCTGGTGCTGGCGGTTCCCCTGGGCATCGGTGTGGCACTGGCACTGAATTACATGATGCTGCTGTCCCTACGGCTCCTCCTCGGTGCTGCGCTGGCTGGCACCTTCCTCTCCCTCTACGTCGCAA ggctggagctgtgCGACCCTCCCCACCGGCTGATGGTCGTCATGGTTGCAGGGTTCTTCTGGGTTGccggggagctgctgctgccggGCTTGGCGGTGCTGTGTCGGCAATGGCGGCTGCTGCAAGGTGCCGTGACGCTGACACTGGCCGTGCTGGCCACCTGCTGGGG CTGCCCGTCGCTGTTCCCGGAGTCACCCCGCTGGCTGCTGGCCACGCGGCAGCTGGAGAAGGGCAGGAAGGGTCTGCGGGCCCTTGCGGAGGGCAACGGTGTGAGCCTGGAGGACGAATTCTACAGCCAGGAGCACCTGttagcag ATCTTCTGGACTGGATCATCCTAATCCTCTCTGTCCTGGGCATCGCGTACTCACAGGCCGTCACCATGCTCAGCATCTTCTTTGCCAGTGAAGTCCTTCCCACCGTGGTCAG GGGCGCGGGGTTGGGCCTCATCATGGCTGCCAGCTTCGTGGGCAAAGCGGCCGGGCCCATCATGGACATCCAGAACAACCGGGGCTTCTTCCTGCACCACGTGGTCTTTGCCTCCTTCGCCATCCTCTCTGTGCTCAGCATCATGCTGCTGCCCGAGAGCAAGGGCAGGGGCCTGCCCGAGTCGCTGCAGGACGGTGAGAGTCAGCGCCGGCCCCCGCTCTTCCGCTCCTCCCGCCGcagggaccagctgcctctgctttcGCCCCACAGCGCCGGCCACGCCCCCGAGGCCCAGGACTACGCCCGCCTCGTCACTGCCACCAAGAAGATGCTGAGCTCCCACCGGCGCACTCCCCCGCGGgacaggcagctgctgctggagcctacCCCAGGTGGTGACCCCCAGCAGGAGATTtag